From one Nilaparvata lugens isolate BPH chromosome 2, ASM1435652v1, whole genome shotgun sequence genomic stretch:
- the LOC111050901 gene encoding beta-1,3-galactosyltransferase 5, translated as MMTEWHELLIVRVNALLIKYNSLLNVRFRFIVCNLTKYDAMMVWKQFLIFLLLFTILIILLFLEFGENLNSDPFLKYMFLPRREELGFFRVENDLLETPQEGQLIDFEDFKYMIDQPCDSILPSFKAVLLITSFAGNIESRSAIRRAYPRSVIEKLGIRRVFLLGKLKQKQSDITQNAIIHENERYLDILQGNFLEAYRNLTYKHTMGLRWAATRCKDVKFIIKMDDDIVVDLYKLSTIIDENQGGFDMMGYLLEGMKPIRLEANKWFVPKEEFQLSSYPKFLSGWLYVTTPDFAKCLIKQSTTEKYFWIDDVYVSGILAQKCNVKFVDIREFFTLHPEYYECCIRKNISCNYVAGPNGGDNGLIVKYEKHIRNCSEQKCAALKLTRNTCLTQRKIPSIGKGFVELKQIKL; from the coding sequence ATGATGACAGAATGGCATGAATTATTGATTGTCAGAGTCAATGCtcttttaataaaatacaattctcTATTAAACGTGAGATTCCGATTCATTGTATGCAATTTAACAAAATATGACGCGATGATGGTTTGGAAACAGTTTCTAATATTCCTCttactttttacaattttaataatattactttttttAGAATTTGGAGAAAATTTAAATTCAGATCCGTTTTTGAAGTATATGTTTCTGCCTAGGAGAGAAGAGCTGGGATTTTTTAgagttgaaaatgatttattggAGACACCACAAGAAGGACAACTGATAGATTTTGAAGATTTTAAATACATGATAGACCAACCTTGTGATTCAATACTTCCTAGTTTTAAAGCAGTGCTTTTGATTACTTCATTTGCTGGTAATATTGAGAGTAGGAGTGCGATAAGAAGGGCTTATCCGAGATCAGTGATTGAAAAACTTGGGATTCGAAGGGTTTTCCTATTGGGGAAACTCAAGCAGAAGCAGTCAGACATAACTCAAAACGCGATCATCCATGAGAATGAAAGGTATCTAGATATCCTTCAAGGTAATTTTTTGGAAGCTTATAGAAATCTCACTTATAAGCACACCATGGGTTTGAGATGGGCAGCAACAAGGTGTAAGGATGTCaagtttattatcaaaatgGATGATGACATAGTTGTAGATTTGTATAAATTGTCCACCATCATTGATGAGAATCAGGGTGGATTTGATATGATGGGCTACTTATTAGAAGGTATGAAACCGATAAGACTGGAAGCTAATAAATGGTTTGTTCCGAAAGAAGAGTTTCAATTATCATCTTATCCAAAATTTCTCTCAGGCTGGTTGTATGTTACAACTCCTGACTTTGCTAAATGTCTTATCAAACAGTCAACAACAGAAAAGTATTTCTGGATTGACGACGTGTATGTTAGTGGCATTCTTGCGCaaaaatgtaatgtgaaatttGTAGATATTCGTGAATTCTTCACTCTACATCCCGAATATTATGAGTGCTgcattagaaaaaatattagcTGCAATTATGTCGCGGGACCCAATGGGGGAGATAATGGTCTGATAGTCAAATATGAAAAACACATAAGAAATTGTTCAGAGCAGAAGTGTGCTGCTTTAAAGTTGACTAGGAATACTTGTTTAACTCAGCGCAAAATACCCTCAATAGGAAAAGGATTTGTTGAGctcaaacaaataaaattatag